In Hamadaea flava, a genomic segment contains:
- a CDS encoding SDR family NAD(P)-dependent oxidoreductase, translated as MTTSLTEKVVLVTGASSGIGEATALALSKAGARVAVGARRADRLRSLVDDASGEMLALDLDVTDQPAVEAAIEATVARFGRLDVLVNNAGVMLSGPILGADTTEWIRMVETNLLGSMFAVHAALPHLLETKGAVVQISSTSGRTASAASAVYAATKFGITAFSEALRQEVTAQGVRVIVVEPGFVATELADHITDQAIRSLAQDMARSMRTLRPEDIAGAILYALAQPEHVAVNEILIRPTDQTR; from the coding sequence GTCGTCCTCGTCACCGGGGCGTCGTCCGGCATCGGCGAGGCCACGGCGCTCGCCCTGTCGAAAGCGGGCGCCCGGGTCGCTGTCGGGGCGCGGCGCGCCGACCGGCTCCGGTCCCTCGTGGACGACGCGTCCGGCGAAATGCTCGCCCTGGACCTGGACGTCACCGACCAGCCGGCGGTCGAGGCGGCCATCGAGGCCACCGTCGCCCGGTTCGGCCGACTCGACGTGCTCGTGAACAACGCGGGAGTCATGCTCAGCGGCCCGATCCTGGGCGCCGACACGACCGAGTGGATCCGGATGGTCGAGACCAACCTCCTGGGCTCCATGTTCGCTGTCCACGCCGCGCTTCCGCACCTGTTGGAGACCAAGGGCGCCGTCGTCCAGATCTCCTCGACCTCCGGGCGCACGGCCTCGGCCGCCAGCGCCGTCTACGCGGCGACCAAGTTCGGGATCACCGCATTCTCGGAAGCGCTGCGGCAGGAGGTCACCGCCCAGGGCGTCCGGGTCATCGTCGTCGAACCGGGATTCGTCGCGACGGAACTGGCCGATCACATCACCGATCAGGCCATTCGATCCCTAGCGCAGGACATGGCTCGGTCGATGCGGACCTTGCGGCCCGAGGACATCGCCGGTGCGATCCTCTACGCGCTCGCCCAGCCGGAGCACGTGGCCGTCAACGAGATCCTCATCCGGCCCACCGACCAGACCCGCTGA
- a CDS encoding PP2C family protein-serine/threonine phosphatase, which produces MTDTFQPAAREHRSLRRQLARHRRISHVLQDAIQPTPDLITDLGGLRIAVRCRAGDPQVHIGGDWYLVTQLPDGDVVLAVGDVEGHGLPAVESMIGLRYAMAAYASAGEPPAVVLTKLNNLLCQAAGSVTATAVIAKYRPSGGRLVWARAGHPPVLLSDHRRGVRLPNPRGPLLGMFAQPPYEQEVRVLRPGQSLVLYTDGMIGRGSFDDGISQLADRIAGIHHPAALLDQLDFSAAAGDDACVLVAQRTE; this is translated from the coding sequence ATGACCGACACCTTCCAGCCCGCTGCCCGTGAACACCGATCGCTGCGCCGGCAGCTGGCCCGCCACCGACGGATCAGCCACGTCCTGCAGGACGCGATCCAGCCGACACCCGATCTGATCACCGACCTCGGCGGGCTGCGGATCGCCGTGCGCTGCCGGGCCGGCGATCCGCAAGTCCACATAGGCGGCGACTGGTACCTCGTCACGCAGCTGCCCGACGGCGATGTAGTGCTCGCCGTCGGCGACGTCGAGGGGCACGGCCTGCCCGCCGTCGAATCCATGATCGGCCTGCGCTACGCCATGGCGGCGTACGCGTCCGCCGGTGAACCGCCGGCGGTGGTGCTGACGAAACTGAACAACCTGCTGTGCCAGGCAGCCGGCTCGGTCACCGCGACCGCCGTCATCGCAAAGTACCGGCCGAGCGGTGGCCGGTTGGTCTGGGCACGCGCGGGACATCCACCGGTCCTGCTGTCCGATCATCGGCGTGGGGTGCGGCTACCCAACCCGCGCGGGCCGTTGCTCGGCATGTTCGCGCAACCGCCGTACGAGCAGGAGGTACGTGTCTTGCGGCCAGGGCAGTCACTCGTCCTCTACACCGACGGCATGATTGGGCGAGGCAGCTTCGATGACGGCATCAGCCAGCTCGCCGATCGGATCGCGGGCATCCATCATCCGGCAGCCCTGCTCGACCAGCTCGACTTCAGCGCCGCGGCGGGCGACGACGCCTGCGTGCTCGTCGCTCAGCGGACAGAGTGA
- a CDS encoding sigma-70 family RNA polymerase sigma factor, translated as MSTSTNTLDHAVSAFVSVRPRLFGIAYRMLGSVAEAEDIVQDAWVRWHSTDHEGVGNPAAFLAVTTTRLSINVAQSARSRRETYVGTWLPEPVDTEADPALGAERAEALEIACLLLLERLSAVERAAYVLREAFGYPYDQIADILQVTEVYARKLVSRAGRRLSGGRPNPIDKLEHRRFLARFRAAAQTGDVTALEDHLAAAATRTPRRTQ; from the coding sequence ATGAGCACCTCGACGAACACCCTCGACCACGCCGTCTCCGCCTTCGTCTCGGTCCGGCCCCGCCTTTTCGGCATCGCGTACCGGATGCTCGGCAGCGTCGCCGAAGCCGAGGACATCGTGCAGGACGCCTGGGTGCGCTGGCACAGCACCGACCACGAGGGCGTCGGCAACCCGGCGGCCTTCCTCGCAGTGACCACGACCCGGCTGTCGATCAACGTCGCCCAGTCCGCCCGGTCGCGTCGCGAGACCTACGTCGGCACCTGGCTGCCCGAACCCGTCGACACAGAGGCCGACCCGGCGCTCGGAGCCGAACGCGCGGAGGCCCTGGAGATCGCCTGCCTGCTGCTCCTGGAACGACTGAGCGCGGTCGAGCGGGCCGCCTACGTTCTGCGGGAGGCCTTCGGCTACCCGTACGACCAGATCGCAGACATCCTGCAGGTCACCGAGGTGTACGCGCGCAAGCTCGTGAGCCGGGCCGGCCGGCGGCTGAGCGGCGGCCGTCCGAACCCCATCGACAAGCTCGAACATCGGCGGTTCCTGGCCCGATTCCGGGCCGCCGCGCAGACCGGCGACGTCACCGCACTGGAAGACCACCTCGCTGCCGCCGCCACCCGTACGCCTAGGAGAACGCAATGA
- a CDS encoding SDR family oxidoreductase, whose product MSDQPLQSAVALVTGATGVTGATGGVGAATAHRLAQEGAAIALAGDRREHLEPTVRDVIGGGGQAAALEADLTTADGASDAVQETLRRFGRLDILIITAGHQLINTALHATVEEWDRMVALNLTTALHITHAAVPYLIDAAATAPRQVADLVIVGSTAGRVARPASSAYSLTQFGLGGFTESLRQELRPEGVRVGQVRPGDVSAGAAQDSGALRPVDVADAISYLVTRQRQVSVNEMVLRSSGQTW is encoded by the coding sequence ATGTCCGATCAGCCGCTTCAGTCCGCCGTCGCGCTCGTCACCGGAGCCACCGGCGTCACCGGAGCCACCGGCGGCGTCGGCGCCGCCACGGCCCACCGCCTGGCCCAAGAAGGCGCAGCGATCGCCCTAGCCGGTGACCGGCGCGAGCACCTTGAGCCGACGGTGCGGGACGTCATCGGCGGGGGAGGCCAGGCGGCCGCGCTGGAAGCCGACCTCACCACGGCGGACGGCGCATCCGACGCCGTCCAGGAGACACTGCGCCGGTTCGGCCGGCTCGACATCCTGATCATCACGGCCGGCCATCAGCTGATCAACACCGCGTTGCACGCCACGGTCGAGGAGTGGGACCGCATGGTCGCCCTCAACCTGACCACGGCGCTGCACATCACCCACGCCGCGGTGCCGTACCTGATCGACGCGGCCGCCACCGCACCCCGGCAGGTGGCCGACCTCGTGATCGTCGGCTCCACGGCGGGCCGAGTCGCCCGCCCCGCGTCGAGCGCGTACAGCCTCACCCAGTTCGGGCTCGGCGGATTCACCGAATCCCTGCGGCAGGAACTGCGGCCGGAAGGCGTACGGGTCGGTCAGGTGCGGCCCGGCGACGTGTCCGCCGGAGCGGCGCAGGACAGCGGGGCGCTGCGGCCGGTCGACGTCGCGGATGCGATCAGCTACCTCGTGACCAGGCAACGACAGGTGTCCGTCAACGAGATGGTGCTCCGCTCCAGCGGTCAAACCTGGTGA
- a CDS encoding ATP-binding protein, with amino-acid sequence MDQRRYSSRHGKKLRLLGRAAERQVLDQLIKAACAGESRVLLVHGSAGVGKSALLDYLEGSATDMRMLRAAGVESEMELAYATLHQLCAPLLDRTKNLPAPQVAVLETVFGMREGSPPERFLVGLAVLSLLSEASEGQPLLCVIDDAQWMDRASAQVLGFVARRLLAESVALVFGARERGQELTGLPELEVTGLRDGDAHALLDSVTHARLDRHVRARIIAEADGNPLALLELHRGLTITQLGGGFGLPRADTLPGKIEESFLHRIEEMPLATRLLLLIAAAEPVGDPALVWRAADRLGVTPAEALTGGMDGLLSFGVRVTFRHPLVRSAVYRSAPETDRRSVHLALAEVTDQQADPDRRAWHLASAAAAPDEQVAAELERSARRAQSRGGLAAAAAFLQRSVALTVDRARRAERAVAAADASLRAGDLAAARRFVDIAALDAQTEFLRVRAHLVRSHITMAAGFNNEAPPMLLSAAQRLEPHDMDLARETYLLAWGASSLIAADGDSLVAVSQAMRSVPPPPGVPRPIDLVLSGYALLVTKGRAAALPTLREAMVALANPAAYTTEDLLKWGWVAAGVSCVVWDDRAMCQTYARAAEEVRAAGALTELPIYLASLGISSLLTGDFAGAAAIVAESDAIATVARIPIAQHTRLLLTALQGRQTEAAELIAATIDWAGQDGQLMGVTVANWAAAVLYNGLGRYEQAAAAAETSTQIAELWVSVWVLPEIIEAATRVGDGQAARRALDRLAEAAEPCDTDWAQGTLARCRALLTAGTQADLLYREAIERLGRTLLRPELARAHLLYGEWLRRERQRAEARTHLRTAYDMFVEIGMEAFAERARRELLATGETVRKRAVNAAATDELTPQEEQIAVLVRNGLSNPEVGARLYLSPRTVEWHLRKIFTKLAITSRSQLRDVLPLGEHETARPLEVPHQ; translated from the coding sequence GTGGATCAGCGGCGTTACAGCTCACGGCACGGCAAGAAGCTCCGGCTGCTGGGGCGTGCGGCCGAGCGGCAGGTCCTTGATCAGCTGATCAAGGCGGCGTGTGCGGGGGAGAGCCGGGTGTTGCTCGTGCACGGTTCGGCCGGCGTCGGGAAGTCGGCTCTGCTCGACTACCTCGAAGGCTCCGCGACAGATATGCGCATGCTGCGAGCGGCCGGCGTCGAATCGGAGATGGAACTGGCGTACGCCACCTTGCATCAGTTGTGCGCACCGCTGCTGGACCGGACGAAGAACCTGCCGGCTCCACAGGTCGCGGTGCTCGAAACGGTGTTCGGCATGCGCGAGGGGAGTCCTCCCGAACGTTTCCTGGTGGGGCTCGCGGTGCTGAGCCTGCTATCGGAGGCGTCCGAGGGACAGCCGCTGCTCTGCGTCATCGACGACGCGCAGTGGATGGATCGGGCATCGGCGCAGGTTCTCGGTTTCGTGGCCCGGCGGCTGCTGGCCGAGTCGGTCGCGCTGGTCTTCGGCGCCCGGGAACGGGGCCAGGAGCTGACGGGCCTGCCCGAGCTGGAGGTCACCGGGTTGCGGGACGGTGACGCGCACGCCCTGCTCGACTCGGTGACCCACGCGCGGCTCGACCGGCATGTCCGGGCCCGGATCATCGCGGAGGCCGACGGCAATCCGCTTGCCCTGTTGGAACTGCACCGCGGCCTGACCATCACCCAGTTGGGCGGCGGCTTCGGCCTGCCGCGCGCGGACACGCTGCCGGGCAAGATCGAGGAGAGCTTCCTGCATCGCATCGAGGAGATGCCGCTTGCGACCCGGTTGCTGCTGCTGATCGCCGCCGCCGAGCCGGTCGGGGATCCCGCCCTGGTGTGGCGGGCCGCCGATCGACTCGGGGTGACACCGGCGGAAGCGCTCACCGGCGGCATGGACGGTCTGCTTTCGTTCGGCGTCCGGGTCACCTTCCGCCATCCGCTCGTGCGGTCGGCCGTCTACCGTTCCGCGCCGGAAACGGACCGGCGATCGGTTCATCTGGCGTTGGCCGAGGTGACCGACCAGCAGGCCGACCCGGATCGCCGGGCCTGGCATCTGGCGTCGGCCGCCGCCGCTCCGGACGAGCAGGTCGCCGCCGAGCTCGAACGATCGGCCCGGCGGGCCCAGTCCCGGGGCGGGCTGGCCGCAGCGGCGGCGTTCCTTCAGCGTTCGGTGGCGCTGACCGTGGACCGGGCCCGCCGGGCCGAACGCGCGGTCGCCGCGGCCGACGCCAGCCTCCGGGCGGGTGACCTCGCCGCCGCGCGGCGGTTCGTCGACATCGCGGCGCTCGACGCCCAGACCGAGTTCCTGCGCGTACGCGCACACCTGGTCCGCAGTCACATCACGATGGCGGCCGGGTTCAACAACGAAGCACCGCCGATGTTGCTGTCGGCGGCGCAGCGACTCGAACCGCACGACATGGATCTGGCGCGGGAGACCTACCTGTTGGCCTGGGGTGCGTCCTCGTTGATCGCCGCCGACGGCGACAGCCTGGTCGCCGTCTCGCAGGCGATGCGGTCGGTCCCGCCGCCGCCCGGCGTCCCGCGTCCGATCGACCTGGTGCTGTCCGGGTACGCGCTGCTCGTGACGAAGGGCCGGGCAGCTGCCCTCCCCACGCTGCGGGAGGCGATGGTGGCCCTGGCGAACCCGGCCGCATACACCACGGAGGATCTGCTGAAATGGGGCTGGGTCGCCGCCGGGGTGAGCTGCGTCGTCTGGGACGACCGCGCGATGTGCCAGACCTACGCGCGGGCCGCAGAGGAGGTACGCGCGGCCGGAGCGTTGACCGAGCTGCCGATCTACCTGGCATCGCTGGGGATTTCGAGCTTGCTGACCGGTGACTTCGCCGGCGCCGCCGCGATCGTCGCCGAGTCCGACGCCATCGCGACCGTCGCCCGGATTCCGATCGCCCAGCACACCCGGCTACTCCTCACGGCGTTGCAGGGCAGACAGACCGAGGCCGCGGAGCTGATCGCAGCCACGATCGACTGGGCGGGGCAAGACGGCCAGCTGATGGGCGTCACCGTCGCGAACTGGGCGGCCGCTGTGCTGTACAACGGGCTCGGGCGCTACGAGCAGGCAGCCGCGGCCGCCGAGACCAGTACGCAGATCGCCGAACTGTGGGTGTCGGTGTGGGTGCTTCCGGAGATCATCGAAGCGGCGACACGAGTCGGGGACGGCCAGGCGGCCCGCCGCGCCTTGGACCGCCTGGCCGAAGCAGCCGAACCATGCGACACCGATTGGGCACAGGGAACGCTGGCCCGATGCCGGGCACTGCTCACCGCAGGTACCCAAGCCGATCTGCTGTATCGGGAGGCGATCGAGCGGCTGGGCCGGACGTTGCTGCGTCCCGAACTCGCCCGCGCTCATCTGCTGTACGGCGAGTGGCTGAGGCGGGAGCGTCAGCGGGCCGAAGCGCGAACCCACCTGCGCACGGCGTACGACATGTTCGTCGAAATCGGCATGGAGGCGTTCGCAGAGCGAGCGCGGCGCGAACTGCTGGCCACGGGCGAAACGGTCCGCAAGCGCGCGGTCAACGCCGCCGCCACCGACGAGCTGACGCCTCAGGAGGAGCAGATCGCCGTGCTGGTCCGAAACGGACTGTCTAATCCGGAAGTCGGCGCTCGGCTGTATCTGAGCCCGCGGACGGTCGAGTGGCACCTGCGCAAGATCTTCACCAAACTCGCCATCACCTCGCGCTCGCAGTTGCGTGACGTCCTGCCGCTCGGCGAGCACGAGACCGCCAGGCCCCTGGAGGTCCCGCACCAGTGA
- a CDS encoding alpha/beta hydrolase, which translates to MNQHILEPAAQAFADAVAQPPFLYELGVDGARKILDDVQAAPIAMPEVDDKWIIVPAAVGDVRVRIVKPVAAESVLPAILYVHGGGWILGDAGTHDRLVRELATGVHAAVVFVEYDRSPEARYPVAIEQAYATAQWITQHGVDEGLDSARLAVAGDSVGGNMAAVQAILAKQRGDVTFVHQSLYYPVTDAGQDTGSYREFADGPHLTAKAMAWFWDAYLPEHDKRDDITVSPLRATVDDLAGLPEAFVLVDENDVLRDEGEAYARKLTAAGVRTTSARYNGTLHDFMMLNPVRETAASTAAIEQAIHVLRKALGRD; encoded by the coding sequence ATGAATCAGCACATCCTCGAACCGGCGGCTCAGGCGTTCGCCGACGCGGTCGCCCAGCCGCCGTTCCTGTACGAGCTCGGGGTGGATGGGGCCCGCAAGATCCTCGACGACGTCCAGGCGGCCCCGATCGCCATGCCAGAAGTCGACGACAAGTGGATCATCGTCCCTGCGGCGGTGGGCGATGTGCGCGTGCGCATCGTCAAGCCCGTCGCCGCGGAGTCGGTCCTGCCGGCGATCCTCTACGTACACGGCGGCGGCTGGATCCTCGGCGACGCCGGTACGCACGACCGCCTGGTCCGCGAGCTGGCCACCGGGGTGCACGCCGCGGTCGTGTTCGTCGAGTACGACCGTTCGCCGGAGGCTCGTTACCCGGTCGCGATCGAGCAGGCGTACGCCACCGCGCAATGGATCACCCAGCACGGTGTCGACGAGGGGCTCGACAGCGCTCGGCTGGCCGTAGCCGGGGACTCCGTCGGCGGCAACATGGCCGCGGTGCAGGCGATCCTGGCCAAACAGCGCGGCGACGTCACCTTTGTCCACCAGTCGTTGTACTACCCCGTCACCGACGCCGGCCAAGACACCGGCAGCTACCGCGAATTCGCGGACGGACCGCACCTGACCGCCAAGGCGATGGCGTGGTTCTGGGACGCGTACCTGCCCGAGCACGACAAGCGCGATGACATCACGGTGTCGCCGTTGCGGGCAACCGTCGACGATCTCGCCGGGCTGCCCGAGGCATTCGTCCTGGTGGACGAGAACGACGTCCTTCGCGACGAAGGCGAAGCCTACGCCCGCAAGCTCACCGCGGCCGGCGTACGCACGACGAGTGCCCGCTACAACGGCACTCTGCACGACTTCATGATGCTCAATCCCGTACGCGAGACCGCCGCCTCGACGGCCGCGATCGAGCAGGCGATCCACGTCCTGCGCAAGGCCCTCGGCCGCGACTAG
- a CDS encoding alpha/beta fold hydrolase has translation MSEQKPTIVLVHGAFAESASWAGVVEGLADRDLDVVAVANPLRSLPGDAAYVRDVVASIDGPVVLVGHSYGGMVITEAAAGNDKVAALVYVCAFAPEHGETAFELSTKFPGSTLGAALAAYPVSTGGNEFAIRPEAFHHQFAADVSAEVAAMMSATQRPVTQDALTTGLRSQLPAWKSIPSWFVFSDADLNIPVALHRFLADRAGAKGVREVPGASHAISVSAPDAVTESILDAVYAVAA, from the coding sequence ATGTCCGAGCAGAAGCCGACCATCGTCCTCGTCCACGGCGCGTTCGCCGAGTCCGCCAGCTGGGCCGGGGTCGTCGAAGGGCTCGCCGACCGCGACCTCGACGTCGTCGCGGTCGCGAACCCGTTGCGCAGCCTGCCGGGCGACGCCGCGTACGTGCGTGACGTCGTCGCGAGCATCGACGGGCCGGTCGTGCTCGTCGGCCACTCCTACGGCGGCATGGTCATCACCGAAGCCGCTGCGGGCAACGACAAGGTCGCCGCGCTCGTCTACGTCTGCGCGTTCGCACCGGAGCACGGCGAGACCGCCTTCGAGCTGTCCACCAAGTTCCCGGGCAGCACCCTCGGCGCGGCGCTGGCCGCGTATCCGGTCTCGACCGGCGGCAACGAGTTCGCCATCCGGCCGGAGGCGTTCCACCACCAGTTCGCCGCCGACGTGTCGGCCGAGGTGGCCGCGATGATGTCCGCGACGCAGCGCCCGGTCACGCAGGATGCCCTCACCACTGGGCTGCGGTCGCAGCTGCCCGCGTGGAAGTCGATCCCGTCCTGGTTCGTCTTCAGCGACGCCGATCTCAACATCCCGGTCGCCCTGCACCGTTTCCTGGCCGATCGCGCCGGGGCCAAGGGCGTCCGCGAGGTGCCCGGCGCCTCGCACGCGATCAGCGTCTCCGCCCCCGATGCGGTGACCGAGTCGATCCTCGACGCCGTCTACGCGGTCGCGGCGTAA
- a CDS encoding helix-turn-helix transcriptional regulator, whose amino-acid sequence MIVGRAIQTEALTTLLDEAVHDRGGALVLRGEAGIGKSALLGETRARAVERGMRVLTTTGVQAEVHLPYAGVQQLLHRVRPGLGAAAGESPFQVGVEVLGLLGTIDEPVLLAVEDAQWLDRASWDVLAFVARRLAADPVALVMTVRDSADVERLLAAAALPQLPLEPLEPSDARALLDQIAPELSPALGDRVLAEAAGNPLGLVELGGLAARTGHTALSPSSLPLSTRVEQTFVGLADQLPAETRALLLVAALDDGDDLDEVLAATARFLDRPATVDDVEPAVAGRLISVDEQYQVRFRHPLMRSALRQSAAVTQRRRVHACLAEIVTGHDRRLWHRAAAAAGPDETLAVDLAAAAIRAADRQAGAIALAAMERAAQLSEDPQERGSRLLWAAGIAGEQGDMDSVRRLLALLEGADLRPSDWLRLTWYPEVYLATGWTGSSRLGIYAEHIDSMRGADDLGLALETMNSISLRFFWSNPDDDTRMRYVRVVEQVGAQVVDWRVIYALAMAGPVERGAYCLDRLTALQDRLDLEPWESCDLGIAASALGAFALSNAFLTTSAAALRRKGRIVSLTNALTSLAYNAATAGDVRAAMPTATEGIALASEVDRPAYALQAELQLGMAEALRGNGKTATEIAERGETVLHSAGMHPMLALTQRIRGVVAFVEGRPEEAVQELLRVFDPADVAYHPYVRLTLVGHLAEAAAHSGALDEVRAVVAELTPLATTSRSPALAVGLRYAEAVLADSAEAYDSALAADLHDWPFERARLQLAYGAWLRRKRRAAESRPLLRAAATTFDALGATPWAERARSELRATGESRRKPIDAIDSLTPQEQQIARLAGDGLSNREIAERLFLSPRTVTTHLYRLFPKVGVKSRGELAALMVEGLR is encoded by the coding sequence GTGATCGTCGGCCGGGCGATACAGACCGAGGCGCTGACGACTCTGCTGGACGAGGCCGTTCATGACCGCGGCGGCGCGCTCGTCCTTCGAGGTGAGGCCGGTATCGGCAAGTCTGCGCTGCTCGGCGAGACTCGTGCGCGAGCCGTGGAACGCGGCATGCGTGTGCTGACCACCACCGGCGTGCAGGCTGAGGTCCACTTGCCGTACGCCGGGGTGCAGCAACTGCTCCATCGGGTGCGTCCGGGCCTGGGCGCTGCGGCGGGTGAGTCGCCGTTCCAGGTCGGCGTCGAGGTGCTCGGCCTGCTCGGCACGATCGACGAACCCGTCCTGCTCGCGGTCGAGGACGCGCAGTGGCTGGACCGGGCGAGCTGGGACGTGCTGGCCTTCGTCGCCCGGCGGCTGGCGGCGGATCCGGTCGCGCTCGTGATGACGGTCCGTGACAGCGCTGATGTCGAGCGGCTGCTCGCCGCCGCCGCGTTGCCGCAATTGCCGCTGGAACCGCTGGAACCATCCGACGCCCGCGCCCTGCTCGACCAAATCGCGCCCGAGCTTTCACCGGCGCTAGGCGATCGCGTGCTCGCCGAGGCGGCGGGCAACCCACTTGGACTGGTCGAGCTCGGCGGACTGGCCGCGCGAACCGGCCATACCGCACTGTCGCCATCCTCGCTTCCGCTGAGCACCCGAGTCGAGCAGACGTTCGTGGGGCTGGCCGACCAACTGCCGGCCGAGACGCGTGCGCTACTGCTGGTCGCAGCGCTCGATGACGGCGACGACCTCGATGAGGTGCTTGCCGCGACGGCCCGGTTCTTGGACCGGCCCGCCACGGTCGACGACGTCGAGCCGGCCGTTGCCGGTCGGCTGATCAGCGTGGACGAGCAGTACCAGGTGCGGTTTCGGCACCCGCTGATGCGTTCGGCACTGCGGCAGTCGGCGGCGGTCACTCAGCGGCGGCGGGTGCACGCCTGCCTCGCGGAGATTGTGACCGGCCACGATCGGCGGCTATGGCATCGGGCGGCAGCGGCTGCCGGCCCCGACGAGACGCTCGCCGTTGACCTTGCCGCCGCGGCCATCCGAGCCGCCGACCGGCAGGCCGGTGCGATCGCGCTGGCCGCTATGGAGCGCGCCGCCCAGCTCAGCGAAGATCCGCAGGAGCGGGGCAGCCGGCTGCTTTGGGCGGCTGGGATCGCCGGCGAGCAAGGCGACATGGATTCCGTACGCCGCCTGCTCGCCCTGCTGGAAGGTGCGGACCTGCGCCCGTCGGACTGGTTGCGGCTGACGTGGTACCCGGAGGTGTACCTGGCCACGGGCTGGACTGGCAGCAGCCGGTTGGGCATCTACGCCGAGCACATCGACAGCATGCGAGGTGCTGACGACCTGGGGCTCGCGCTCGAGACGATGAACAGCATCAGCCTGAGATTCTTCTGGTCGAACCCCGACGACGACACCAGGATGCGCTACGTGCGTGTGGTGGAGCAGGTCGGCGCTCAGGTGGTCGACTGGCGAGTGATCTACGCGCTGGCGATGGCCGGGCCGGTCGAACGCGGGGCCTACTGCCTTGACCGTCTGACCGCCTTGCAGGATCGGCTGGATCTCGAGCCCTGGGAGAGCTGCGACCTGGGCATCGCCGCCTCGGCGCTCGGCGCGTTCGCGCTCTCCAACGCGTTTCTGACGACGAGTGCGGCCGCTCTGCGGAGGAAGGGCCGGATCGTCTCGCTGACGAACGCCCTGACGAGCCTGGCCTACAACGCCGCCACCGCCGGCGACGTGCGGGCAGCCATGCCGACGGCGACCGAGGGCATAGCGCTCGCCAGCGAGGTCGACCGGCCCGCGTACGCGTTGCAGGCCGAGCTTCAGCTTGGCATGGCGGAGGCTTTGCGCGGCAACGGAAAGACCGCTACTGAGATCGCCGAGCGAGGCGAGACGGTGTTGCACTCGGCCGGCATGCACCCGATGCTGGCGTTGACGCAGCGTATCCGCGGGGTGGTCGCGTTCGTCGAGGGTCGGCCGGAGGAGGCGGTACAGGAGCTGCTTCGCGTGTTCGATCCAGCGGACGTGGCCTACCACCCGTATGTCCGGCTCACCCTCGTCGGTCACCTGGCCGAGGCCGCGGCCCACAGCGGCGCGCTCGACGAGGTACGCGCCGTCGTGGCCGAACTGACGCCGCTCGCCACGACGAGCCGCTCGCCCGCACTCGCTGTCGGTCTCCGCTACGCCGAAGCGGTGCTGGCCGACTCGGCGGAGGCGTACGACTCGGCGCTGGCGGCAGATCTGCACGACTGGCCGTTCGAGCGGGCCCGCCTGCAACTTGCGTACGGTGCTTGGCTGCGCCGCAAGCGCCGAGCCGCGGAGTCGAGGCCGCTGCTGCGTGCCGCGGCCACTACGTTCGACGCGCTCGGAGCGACACCGTGGGCCGAACGCGCGCGATCAGAGCTGCGGGCCACGGGGGAGTCGCGCCGCAAGCCGATCGACGCGATCGACTCGTTGACCCCGCAGGAACAGCAGATCGCCCGCCTCGCCGGCGACGGGTTGAGTAACCGGGAGATCGCGGAGCGGCTGTTCCTGTCGCCGCGTACGGTGACCACTCATCTTTACCGACTGTTCCCGAAGGTCGGCGTCAAGTCGCGAGGTGAACTCGCCGCGCTGATGGTCGAAGGTCTCCGCTGA
- a CDS encoding sigma-70 family RNA polymerase sigma factor yields MVHGADTVSMGVDSERPTRAYTLEEAVAVFVETRPRLFGIAYRMLGSVTEAEDVLQEAWVRWQRTDRSAIANPSAFLALTTTRLSINVIQSARSRRETYSGQWLPEPVDTSADPALGAERAEALEFACLLLMERLAPAERAAYVLREAFVYPYEQIAEVLEITAVYARQLVSRARKHLRTAVAGGAERSRGRRPVAGRRVGLSELLMSCRSLRNAVETEV; encoded by the coding sequence ATGGTTCATGGTGCCGATACAGTTTCGATGGGCGTCGATTCAGAGCGGCCGACGCGGGCGTACACGCTGGAAGAGGCAGTCGCCGTTTTCGTCGAGACGCGGCCGCGTCTCTTCGGCATCGCCTACCGAATGCTGGGCAGTGTGACCGAGGCCGAGGATGTGCTTCAGGAAGCTTGGGTGCGCTGGCAGCGCACCGACCGCTCGGCCATCGCCAACCCGTCGGCCTTCCTGGCGCTGACGACCACGCGCCTGTCCATCAACGTCATCCAGTCGGCCCGTTCGCGGCGGGAGACCTACTCCGGGCAATGGCTGCCGGAGCCCGTGGACACCAGTGCCGACCCGGCGCTGGGGGCGGAACGGGCCGAGGCACTCGAGTTCGCGTGCCTGCTGCTGATGGAGAGACTCGCTCCCGCGGAGCGGGCGGCCTATGTCCTTCGCGAAGCCTTCGTGTACCCGTATGAGCAGATCGCGGAGGTTCTTGAGATCACCGCCGTGTACGCCCGCCAGCTGGTGAGCCGGGCCCGCAAGCATCTGCGGACGGCAGTAGCGGGTGGCGCGGAAAGAAGCCGAGGCAGGCGACCGGTTGCGGGCCGGAGGGTCGGCCTCAGCGAGTTGCTGATGTCGTGCCGAAGTCTCCGGAACGCCGTCGAGACGGAGGTGTAG